A region from the Halosolutus gelatinilyticus genome encodes:
- a CDS encoding NYN domain-containing protein, producing MFDSLRARFGTFDDATTVGLFVDGPNVFRDEFDVDLDDLRTVARDLGRVSVIRLYLDEHATPGLIQAAEARGFEVIVTSGDVDVKLAVDATALAGDGTFDRLAIASRDTDFKPVLEYAGTVGVETIAIAPGTHGRSDALRNAADEAVTLGA from the coding sequence ATGTTCGACTCTCTCCGCGCGCGATTCGGGACCTTCGACGACGCCACGACCGTCGGGCTCTTCGTCGACGGGCCGAACGTCTTTCGCGACGAGTTCGACGTCGACCTCGACGACCTCCGGACGGTCGCGCGGGACCTCGGTCGGGTCAGCGTCATTCGCCTTTACCTCGACGAACACGCCACGCCCGGACTCATCCAGGCCGCCGAAGCCCGCGGCTTCGAGGTGATCGTCACCAGCGGCGACGTCGACGTCAAACTCGCCGTCGACGCGACCGCGCTCGCGGGCGACGGGACGTTCGATCGGCTCGCGATCGCCTCCCGCGATACGGACTTTAAGCCCGTCCTCGAGTACGCCGGGACGGTCGGCGTCGAGACGATCGCGATCGCCCCCGGCACCCACGGCCGATCGGACGCGCTCCGGAACGCGGCCGACGAGGCGGTGACCCTCGGAGCATAG